From Mumia sp. ZJ1417:
GAGCTCGTCGGCGTCCTTGACCTTGTACGGGTCGGGGTCGCCGGCGTACTGCGCACGCGCGGCCTTCTCCGCGACCCTGGCGTCACGCTCGCGCGCACGGCCCAGAAGGTCCTCGATCTGGCGTGCGTTCTCCGGGACGGCGTCACGGACGAACTCCAGCGACGGCGTGTGGCGCATGCCGAGCTGCTTGCCGACCTCGGATCGGATCAGCCCCTTGGCGCTCTCGAGCGCCACGGCGGTGCCCTCGAGCTCCTCCGCGTCACCCATCACGGTGTAGAACACGGTCGCGTGCTGGGTATCGCCCGTGACCCGAACGTCCGTCACCGTGACGAACCCCAGCCGGGGGTCCTTGATCCGGCGGTCGAGCATCTCGGCGACGACGACCTTGATCCGGTCGGCCACCTTGTTGACCCGCATGCTTCCCACGACTTACTCCTTCTTACGTGGAGACGGGGTGCCGCACGCGTGCGGCACCCCGTCTCACTCAGCGTTGACCGTACGGTCTCAGCTCCGCGGAATCTCCCGCATCTCGAACGTCTCGACGATGTCGCCGATCTTGATGTCGTTGAATCCCTTGAGCGTCAGACCGCATTCGAAGCCCTCGCGGACCTCGGTGACGTCATCCCTCTCACGCCGCAGGCTCGCGAGGTCGAGGTTGTCCGCGACGACCGCGCCGTCACGCAGCAAACGCGCCTTGGAGTTCCGCTTGATCGACCCGGAGATGACCATGCAGCCTGCGATGTTGCCGATCTTGGAGGAGCGGAAGATCTCGCGGATCTCCGCACGGCCCAGCTGGGCCTCCTCGAACTCCGGCTTGAGCATGCCCTTGAGGGCAGCCTCGATCTCCTCGATCGCCTGGTAGATGACCGAGTAGTAGCGGATCTCGACACCCTCGCGGTCAGCGACCTCGGTGGCCTTGCCCTGCGGACGGACGTTGAAGCCGATGATGACGGCGTTCGACGCGGCAG
This genomic window contains:
- the rbfA gene encoding 30S ribosome-binding factor RbfA, encoding MRVNKVADRIKVVVAEMLDRRIKDPRLGFVTVTDVRVTGDTQHATVFYTVMGDAEELEGTAVALESAKGLIRSEVGKQLGMRHTPSLEFVRDAVPENARQIEDLLGRARERDARVAEKAARAQYAGDPDPYKVKDADELDESDDLDGRE